In Streptomyces rapamycinicus NRRL 5491, the genomic stretch GGCAATATCTCGGTGCGGCTGACCGCCGAGCACCCCGGCCTGGTCGCCGCGCTGGCCCTGGTGGACGGCGGCTGGCTGGAGCCGGCCAAGGCGTTCTCCTCCTGGGACGCGTTCGTCGGGGCGCTGCGGCCGGCGTCCTTGGAGGGCGCCACCGTCCGGAGTGTGAGCGACTACTTCCGTGCCATCCACCCGGACTGGTCACCGGCGGCGATCGAGGCCGCGGTGGCCACGATGCGGGAGAACCCGGACGGGTCGCTGTCCCGGCGCATGTCCACCGAGCAGCACATGTCGATCCTGCACAGCATCTGGAACGAGCCGCCGCGGCCGTGGTACGCGGCGATCGGCGTGCCCACTCTGCTGATGCCCGCCATCCCCAAGGGCGCGGACGCGAAGTGGGCGGACCGCATCCGCTCCCGCATCAGGGAGACGACGGCCGATCTGCGCCATGCGACGATGCGCGAATATCTCGACTCCGAGCACGATCTGCACGCCCAGCACCCCCGGCGGGTGGCCGCCGATCTGCTCGGCCTGGCCCGCGAAGCCTCCGGCCGGTCGGCAACGCATGGCTGACCGGCACGGCACCCCCGCCACCGGCGGCTAGACCCCCCGCAGGGTCTGGGCCCGCTTCTCGATCGCCGAGATCAGCGCCCCGACCGTGGCCTCGAAGATCTGCTCGTCCGTCACCTCGGCGAGTTCGGCGCTCAGCCGGGTGATGTTCGGGAGTGCCCGCGGGTCGACCAGCCGGTACTCGCGGGTCCAGGCGGACTCGTCGGCCGCGCGGACCTCGGCGTCGAACAGGAAATAGGCGGCCTGCTGACCGACATAGGCGAGGAGTGAGTCGGCGACCATACGGTAGTGGAGGGCCGCCTCGGCGCCTTCGAGTCCGGCCTCCATGACGGCGCCGAGGATGAGTTCGACGACCCGGAACTCGTTGGGCCGCCGGGTGGTCCGGCTTGCCATGGCCGAGCCCACCACCGGGTATTTGAGGGCGACCGCCAGCGAGCCGTCGGCGAGCGCCCGGATGCGCCCCTTCCAGTCGAGGCCCTCGGGGATGCTGTCGAGCACCTCGCCGAGCGTGCGGTCCGCGACGGACAGCAGCAGCTCGTCCTTGTCGCGAAAGTGCCGGTAGATCGCGGTCGGGTCGGCACCGAGCTCCTCGCCCAGGCGCCGGACGGTGAAGGCGTCCTCGCTGCCGCGAGCCGCGATGCGCAGGCTCGCGTCGATGATCGCGTCGGGCGTCAGCTGACTGCCTGCGCGCTTGCTCCGGGCCGTGTTGGCGGGTGACTTCGGCATGGTGCGGCCAGTGTATCGATCCAGGAAACGATCAGCGCAATATCGTTGACAACAACGTTGCGCTGCCGTTCACTCCTCCACAACGACAAGCCAGCGGGTCAGCCCGCCGAGCCGGAGGTTGCTTCGATGGCACACCGCAGCCAACAGGCCGACACCGTTTTCGTCGGTGGCCGGGTCTTCACCGGAGCCGGAACAAGGCCCACCCCGGTGGACGCCGCCGTCGCCGTGGGGGGAGGCCGGATCCTTGCCGTCGCCGACGCGAGCGCGGTGTGGTCGCTCGCCGGCGCCGCCACGGAAGTCGTCGACCTGGAGGGCGGACTGCTCGTCCCCGGGTTCCAGGACGCCCACGTCCATCCCGTGGTGGGCGGAGCCTTGATGCTCGGCTGCGACCTGGGTGGGCGGAGCACCGCCGAGGGCTGTCTCGCGGTGGTGGGCCAGTACGCCGGGGACCATCCGGACGCGGCCTGGATCCGCGGCGGCGGCTGGTCCATGGACAGCTTCCCCGGGGGTACGCCGACGCGCGGCATGCTCGACGCGGTGGTGCCGGACCGGCCCGTCCTGCTCACCAACCGCGACGGCCACGGCGCCTGGGCCAACACCCGCGCACTCGGCCTCGCGGGGGTCGACCGGCACACCCCCGACCCGGCGGACGGCCGGATCGAGCGGGAGCCGGACGGGACCCCGGCGGGCACCCTGCACGAGGGCGCCGTGGAACTGGTGGCCCGCCATATGCCGATCGCGACACCGGACGAGGCGTACGCCGGTCTGCTCGCCGCGCAGGAGTACCTCTTCTCGCTGGGAGTGACCGGCTGGCAGGACGCCATGATCGGCGCTTTCCCCGGCAACCCCGACAACTTCGACGTCTATCTGCGCGCGGCCCGTGAAGGCTCGCTGCTCGCCCGCGTCGTGGGCGCCCTGTGGTGGGACCGCGAACGCGGGCTGGAACAACTCCCCGAGCTGGCGGAGCGTCGCCGCACCGGACGGGTGGGGCGCTTCGACGCCACCAGCGTGAAGATCATGCAGGACGGCGTGGCGGAGAACTTCACCGCGGGAATGCTGGAGCCCTACCTCGACGGCTGTGGCTGCCCCACCGCCAACTCCGGGCTCAGTTTCGTCGACCCCGCCCTGCTCGTCGAGGCGGTGTGCGCGCTCGACCGCTCCGGCTTCCAAGTGCACTTCCACGCGCTCGGCGACCGCGCCGTCCGTGAGGCCCTCGACGCGCTCGCCGCGGCCCGCGCCGCCAATGGCGTCAATGACAACCGGCACCACATGGCCCACCTCCAGGTCGTGCACCCCGATGACATCGGACGCTTCGCGAGCCTGAACGTGGCCGCGAACATCCAGGCGCTGTGGGCAGCGCACGAACCCCAGATGGACGAGTTGACGATCCCGTTCCTGGGACCCGAACGGGCCGCCCTGCAGTACCCGTTCGGGGATCTGCGGCGCGCCGGGGCCCGCCTGGTCGCGGGCAGCGACTGGTCGGTGAGCAGCCCCAACCCGCTGTGGGGCATCCATGTCGCGGTCAACCGCACGGTACCGCCGGAGGAGACCCCCGGCGCGCCGTACCCGCCGTTCCACCCCGAGCAGGCCCTGTCCCTGGCCGAGGCGCTCACCGCGTACACCGCGGGCAGCGCCTGGGTGAACCACCTCGACGACGTGACCGGCACGGTCGAGGAGGGCAAGTACGCGGATCTCGTGGTACTCGACCGCGACCCGTTCGCGGGCCCCTCCCGGGAGATCGCCGACGCCCGGGTGCGCCGGACCTATATCGACGGTCGGCTCGTCTTCGCCGCGACCGACTGACGTATCCCCTCCACCTCACCGAGCCCACCCCGGACGGAGCCAGCCGATGCCCATAGGGAGCGCAGGAACGAGACGACGGACACGACCATTGCGGCGCACCGCGGGGACCTTCCTCACCGTGGCCGCGGTGTTCACCACCGGTGCGTGCAGCGGCACCGCGCACTCGGACAAGGGCGGCAGCACGAGTGCCGCGTACCAACTCACGGACCGGACTCCCGCCGCCGCAGGAGCCCTTGACTCCTTCAGCTGGTCGATCTACGCCGAGCCCACCTCGATCGACTACGCCTACGCCTTCGACTACCCGCCCAACCAGATCCTCTCCAACGTCTGCGAGAGCCTGCTGCGCTGGAACCCGGATCTGACGACGTCGCCGAACCTCGCGTCCTCGTACCGCAATCCGACCCCCACCACCTGGGTCTACAAGATCCGCCCCCATGTGCGTTTCCACGACGGGACGGTGCTCACCGCGCACGACGTCGTCGCCTCGCTGCGCCGCCACCTCGACCCCGCCGTGGGCAGCGCCTGGGCCAACTCGTTCCGCAATGTGAAGTCGATCGACCAGTCCGGTGCGCTGGAAGTCACCGTCAGGCTGAAGAAGCCGGACTCGACCTTCAACCAGGAGATGGCGGCCGGCCCCGGCACCGTCGAGTCCGCCACCACCCTCGCCGAGCAGGGCAAGGACTACGGCAGCCCCAAGGGCGGCGTGAACTGCACCGGGCCGTTCTCGTTCGGGTCCTGGAACCCGGGCCAGTCGCTCGTGCTCAAGAAGTTCGACGGCTACTGGAATCCCAAGCTCGAGGCGAAGGCGGGCCGGGTCAAGTTCGTGTTCCTGAGCGATGCGACGACCCGCGTCAGCGCCTTCCAGAGCGGTGAGGTGGACGGCGGCTGGATGGTCCCCACCGATTCCTACGCCCAACTCCGCTCCTCCCAGGCGGGAAAGCTCTACTTCGGCCGCAACACCACGGTCGCCGACGAGGTGGTCGGCGATCTCAAGGGCCCGCTGGGCGACACCCGGGTGCGCAGGGCCCTGCTCATGGCCATCGACCGCGAGGGCATCGTCAAGGCGGGCGCCGGCGGAGTCGGTGAGGTCGCCGGCTCGCTGGTCACCGACAACGTGTGGAACAGCGCGCCCGCCGCCACCCGCAAGGCCCTCCTCGAGGACCTGCCGCGCTATCCGTACGACCCGGCCAAGGCCGAGAAGCTCGCGAAGCAGGCCGGAGTGCGGGGCCAGCGGATCACCATCGCGACCAGCCCGCTCGACTCGCAGTCGACGATCACCACACAGGCTGTCGCCCAGGCGGCCAAGGACATCGGGCTCGACCCCAAGATCGACACGCTCCCGCCGGAGAAGTACTCGACGCTCTTCACCGACCCCGCCGCGCGCAAGGGCATCGACCTCTTCCTCACCTTCTGGTACACGTCGATCACCGACCCGCTGGACATGTACACCTCCCTGGAGACCGGCGCTTCCACCAACTACGGGGGCTGGTCGAACAAGGACTTCGACAAGGCCGTCGAGCAGGCCATCGGCACCTACGAACCGGCCGCGCACGCGGAGGCCAACGCGAGGGCGCAGCGGATCGCCCTGCGGGAACTGCCCTGGCTGCCCCTGCACACGCAGCCCGTGAGCGT encodes the following:
- a CDS encoding alpha/beta fold hydrolase, giving the protein MDLSVPVTDDVKLHFRHRPGTASLPFLLVHGMASSARLWDEVADHLAAAGHAVYAVDLRGHGDSDAPETGYDIPTAVADLVAASAALGLDRVVVAGHSWGGNISVRLTAEHPGLVAALALVDGGWLEPAKAFSSWDAFVGALRPASLEGATVRSVSDYFRAIHPDWSPAAIEAAVATMRENPDGSLSRRMSTEQHMSILHSIWNEPPRPWYAAIGVPTLLMPAIPKGADAKWADRIRSRIRETTADLRHATMREYLDSEHDLHAQHPRRVAADLLGLAREASGRSATHG
- a CDS encoding ABC transporter substrate-binding protein; protein product: MRRTAGTFLTVAAVFTTGACSGTAHSDKGGSTSAAYQLTDRTPAAAGALDSFSWSIYAEPTSIDYAYAFDYPPNQILSNVCESLLRWNPDLTTSPNLASSYRNPTPTTWVYKIRPHVRFHDGTVLTAHDVVASLRRHLDPAVGSAWANSFRNVKSIDQSGALEVTVRLKKPDSTFNQEMAAGPGTVESATTLAEQGKDYGSPKGGVNCTGPFSFGSWNPGQSLVLKKFDGYWNPKLEAKAGRVKFVFLSDATTRVSAFQSGEVDGGWMVPTDSYAQLRSSQAGKLYFGRNTTVADEVVGDLKGPLGDTRVRRALLMAIDREGIVKAGAGGVGEVAGSLVTDNVWNSAPAATRKALLEDLPRYPYDPAKAEKLAKQAGVRGQRITIATSPLDSQSTITTQAVAQAAKDIGLDPKIDTLPPEKYSTLFTDPAARKGIDLFLTFWYTSITDPLDMYTSLETGASTNYGGWSNKDFDKAVEQAIGTYEPAAHAEANARAQRIALRELPWLPLHTQPVSVFLGNRITGVRPSIAYLYYPWAAEIGAKR
- a CDS encoding TetR/AcrR family transcriptional regulator is translated as MPKSPANTARSKRAGSQLTPDAIIDASLRIAARGSEDAFTVRRLGEELGADPTAIYRHFRDKDELLLSVADRTLGEVLDSIPEGLDWKGRIRALADGSLAVALKYPVVGSAMASRTTRRPNEFRVVELILGAVMEAGLEGAEAALHYRMVADSLLAYVGQQAAYFLFDAEVRAADESAWTREYRLVDPRALPNITRLSAELAEVTDEQIFEATVGALISAIEKRAQTLRGV
- a CDS encoding amidohydrolase, with product MAHRSQQADTVFVGGRVFTGAGTRPTPVDAAVAVGGGRILAVADASAVWSLAGAATEVVDLEGGLLVPGFQDAHVHPVVGGALMLGCDLGGRSTAEGCLAVVGQYAGDHPDAAWIRGGGWSMDSFPGGTPTRGMLDAVVPDRPVLLTNRDGHGAWANTRALGLAGVDRHTPDPADGRIEREPDGTPAGTLHEGAVELVARHMPIATPDEAYAGLLAAQEYLFSLGVTGWQDAMIGAFPGNPDNFDVYLRAAREGSLLARVVGALWWDRERGLEQLPELAERRRTGRVGRFDATSVKIMQDGVAENFTAGMLEPYLDGCGCPTANSGLSFVDPALLVEAVCALDRSGFQVHFHALGDRAVREALDALAAARAANGVNDNRHHMAHLQVVHPDDIGRFASLNVAANIQALWAAHEPQMDELTIPFLGPERAALQYPFGDLRRAGARLVAGSDWSVSSPNPLWGIHVAVNRTVPPEETPGAPYPPFHPEQALSLAEALTAYTAGSAWVNHLDDVTGTVEEGKYADLVVLDRDPFAGPSREIADARVRRTYIDGRLVFAATD